A genomic stretch from Maledivibacter sp. includes:
- a CDS encoding helix-turn-helix domain-containing protein translates to MDILGTDCDSVIDEVELKMQVKKLYHKMAKVLKNREKTVIELRYGLANGGCKTQREIAKLLGISRSYVSRIEKKALCKLKRAFNGLKEDPK, encoded by the coding sequence ATGGATATTCTTGGTACCGATTGTGATTCGGTGATTGATGAAGTGGAACTTAAAATGCAGGTTAAAAAACTATATCATAAAATGGCGAAGGTTCTAAAAAATAGAGAGAAAACTGTAATCGAGCTAAGATATGGTTTAGCTAATGGAGGGTGCAAGACACAAAGGGAAATAGCAAAGCTATTAGGCATCTCACGTTCCTATGTATCTAGGATTGAGAAAAAAGCTTTATGTAAGCTGAAAAGAGCATTCAACGGTCTAAAGGAAGATCCTAAGTAA
- a CDS encoding LD-carboxypeptidase, which translates to MIKPSKLNKGDRVATVSLSWGGAGDKEFRYRYEIGKKRLEEIFGLKVVEMPNSLKGSKYLSEHPEARAEDIMEAFKDKEIKAIFSNIGGEDTLRLLPHIDFDVIKNNPKIFMGYSDTTINHFMCYNANLTSFYGPSILAEFAENVEMHDYTVKWIEKVLFSSEKIGKIESSDYWTSQYLPWNIEENSDIKRKLNIEQRGYEVLQGTGKIKGRLIGGCIEVVDWLRGTKLWPELKAWENRILFLETSEDKPSPDYIRWCLRSLNALGILERICGLIIGKPQDEKYYEEYKEQYLKVIRDEAKRSDLPIIYNMNFGHTAPMCILPYGVEAEIDCDNKEFRINESGVVD; encoded by the coding sequence ATGATAAAACCATCAAAATTAAATAAAGGAGATAGAGTAGCTACTGTAAGCTTATCATGGGGTGGAGCAGGCGATAAAGAGTTTAGGTATAGATATGAAATTGGTAAAAAAAGGTTGGAGGAAATATTTGGACTTAAGGTTGTAGAAATGCCAAACAGTTTGAAGGGTAGCAAATATTTAAGTGAACATCCCGAGGCTAGAGCAGAGGATATAATGGAGGCTTTTAAAGACAAGGAAATAAAAGCTATATTTTCTAATATAGGGGGAGAAGATACATTAAGATTATTGCCTCATATAGATTTTGATGTTATTAAAAATAATCCTAAAATATTTATGGGGTACTCTGATACAACTATAAATCATTTTATGTGCTATAATGCTAATCTAACAAGCTTTTATGGTCCGAGTATTCTTGCTGAATTCGCTGAAAATGTAGAAATGCATGACTATACAGTTAAGTGGATAGAAAAAGTACTATTTAGTAGTGAAAAAATAGGAAAAATTGAATCAAGTGATTATTGGACTTCACAGTATTTGCCATGGAATATTGAAGAAAATAGTGATATAAAAAGAAAATTAAATATTGAGCAAAGGGGTTACGAAGTCCTGCAAGGAACAGGTAAAATTAAAGGGAGATTAATAGGTGGGTGTATAGAAGTTGTAGATTGGTTAAGAGGAACTAAATTATGGCCGGAATTAAAAGCATGGGAAAATAGGATATTATTTTTAGAAACTAGTGAAGACAAGCCTTCGCCGGATTATATAAGATGGTGTCTTAGATCATTAAATGCATTAGGGATACTTGAAAGAATATGTGGGTTAATTATAGGGAAACCCCAGGATGAAAAGTATTATGAGGAATACAAAGAACAGTATTTAAAAGTAATAAGGGATGAAGCCAAAAGAAGTGATTTGCCTATTATTTACAATATGAATTTTGGACATACAGCACCAATGTGTATATTGCCTTATGGGGTAGAAGCAGAGATAGATTGTGATAATAAGGAATTTAGAATAAATGAATCAGGGGTAGTGGATTAA
- a CDS encoding DUF4431 domain-containing protein: MNNLKKRCIIPVISAVMVIAIIGLISICDVRAKNKINISVEAICSDQYITAIEIPNLNDENNARLGMPLKDGWTAKKVTGEKAKDFKYKMEKNQSLKESIEYYIYNENKEEVGWFGIIERPNGKDDSCLPSGCQYEDIRYKGPTHLGKGRIYLVGLADGTENSELNMEYFSIIPINGEMLAYNFYLRISEDDNVADILEEMKDILVTSEDIEGQVRSLFNGDKTSPENTEKIIDLLPLINWGKYAEMNSEDFSNITKWLKNLKISSKDSMENLLNATNGLDGWCTDAYCATLKGLFFNNKDIFTKAFSSLEEDQMKLVASFVQFDCEPSEVTEVVEYLIGILHSEILSLDERKAVEYYFFGSLKIDLSGTLTTEMFYGRPNYGENPETDEKEYPYILKLDKPIKSSDLEITKVQVVPISTPDTRAIHNSLNKHVKIEGSLFFSITGHHHTPILIEVDRLLESS; the protein is encoded by the coding sequence ATGAATAACTTAAAAAAGAGATGTATCATTCCCGTTATTTCTGCTGTTATGGTGATTGCTATTATTGGACTTATTAGTATTTGTGATGTAAGGGCAAAAAATAAAATCAATATTTCAGTGGAGGCTATATGTTCAGATCAATATATTACAGCCATTGAAATTCCAAATCTAAATGATGAAAACAATGCAAGGCTTGGGATGCCGTTGAAAGATGGATGGACTGCTAAGAAAGTAACAGGGGAAAAGGCAAAAGATTTCAAATATAAAATGGAAAAGAATCAGTCCTTAAAGGAAAGCATTGAGTATTATATATATAATGAAAATAAAGAAGAAGTAGGATGGTTTGGTATCATAGAAAGGCCTAATGGCAAAGATGATTCCTGTCTTCCTAGTGGATGTCAATACGAAGATATACGATATAAAGGGCCTACCCACCTGGGTAAAGGTAGAATATATTTAGTAGGGCTAGCAGATGGGACAGAAAATAGCGAACTTAATATGGAATATTTTTCTATAATTCCAATAAATGGTGAGATGTTGGCATATAACTTTTATCTAAGGATTTCTGAAGACGACAATGTAGCTGATATTCTGGAGGAAATGAAGGATATTCTTGTCACATCAGAGGATATTGAAGGACAAGTTAGAAGTCTTTTTAATGGAGATAAAACCAGTCCTGAGAATACAGAAAAGATTATCGACTTACTTCCCCTTATTAACTGGGGAAAATATGCAGAAATGAATAGTGAGGATTTTTCCAATATTACAAAATGGCTAAAAAATCTTAAAATAAGTAGCAAAGATAGCATGGAAAATCTCCTTAATGCCACCAATGGTTTAGATGGCTGGTGTACCGATGCATACTGTGCTACGCTAAAGGGTTTATTTTTCAATAATAAGGACATTTTTACAAAAGCCTTTAGTAGCTTAGAAGAGGATCAGATGAAGCTTGTGGCATCCTTTGTACAATTTGATTGTGAGCCCAGTGAAGTAACTGAGGTAGTAGAATATTTAATAGGTATATTACATTCAGAGATTTTATCTTTAGATGAAAGGAAGGCAGTTGAGTACTATTTTTTTGGATCATTAAAAATTGACTTGTCCGGGACCCTAACAACTGAAATGTTTTATGGCCGTCCAAACTATGGAGAAAACCCTGAAACCGATGAAAAGGAATATCCATATATATTAAAGCTAGATAAACCAATAAAATCCTCAGACTTAGAGATAACGAAGGTACAGGTTGTTCCCATAAGCACACCGGATACACGAGCAATACATAATTCTTTAAACAAGCATGTCAAGATAGAGGGTTCCCTATTTTTCTCTATTACTGGACATCACCATACTCCGATTTTGATTGAAGTGGATAGATTATTGGAATCAAGTTAA
- a CDS encoding cupin domain-containing protein has product MFNVYRPYPYPYYLNSPMYNLYYMNNFYRRYPNSYSANSLMYNSNFSKQANKLKDYGPEPFVINIEEATKQNNNYRTALWTGENLQVTLMSIDVGDDIGLEVHPTVDQFIRIEEGQGIAKMGDSKDKLDFQEKVYDDYAIMVPAGKWHNVINTGDKPLKLYAIYAPPEHPRGTIHETKAIAQAAEGN; this is encoded by the coding sequence TTGTTTAATGTTTATAGACCATATCCATATCCTTATTACCTTAACAGTCCAATGTATAACTTATACTATATGAATAATTTTTATAGAAGGTATCCAAATTCTTACTCAGCTAACTCACTAATGTATAACTCAAACTTTTCAAAACAGGCTAACAAATTAAAGGATTATGGACCAGAACCATTTGTGATTAATATCGAGGAAGCAACTAAGCAAAACAATAATTATCGTACTGCTTTATGGACAGGAGAGAATTTACAAGTTACCTTGATGAGCATCGATGTAGGAGATGATATAGGCTTAGAGGTTCATCCTACAGTTGATCAATTCATACGTATTGAAGAAGGTCAAGGAATTGCTAAAATGGGAGATAGTAAAGATAAATTAGATTTTCAAGAAAAGGTTTATGATGACTATGCAATAATGGTACCCGCTGGTAAATGGCATAATGTAATCAATACGGGTGATAAACCCCTTAAATTGTATGCTATCTATGCACCACCTGAGCATCCACGTGGTACGATTCATGAAACAAAGGCTATTGCACAGGCCGCTGAAGGAAACTAA
- a CDS encoding DUF3795 domain-containing protein produces the protein MNNYEQAIKDLAPCGNDCSRCANYEKSKIVLLSKELDGNLENFENMAGKMKGFMSIFNYYEQFSAILKHFSNGRCQGCRFSDKPSSQCSINTCHKKEKVDFCFECSKYPCIPTTYNESLSKIWKKNNNTMKDIGIDNFYIAQKQKTRY, from the coding sequence ATGAATAATTATGAACAAGCTATAAAGGATCTAGCTCCTTGTGGAAATGATTGTTCGAGGTGTGCAAATTATGAAAAAAGTAAAATAGTACTATTAAGCAAAGAACTTGATGGGAATCTAGAGAACTTTGAAAATATGGCTGGAAAAATGAAGGGTTTTATGTCCATATTTAACTACTATGAGCAATTTTCAGCTATTTTGAAACACTTTTCAAATGGCAGATGCCAGGGCTGTCGTTTTAGTGATAAGCCCAGCAGTCAATGTAGTATAAATACATGCCATAAAAAAGAAAAGGTGGACTTTTGTTTCGAGTGTTCTAAATACCCTTGTATTCCTACAACATACAATGAATCTCTTTCTAAAATATGGAAAAAAAATAATAATACTATGAAAGACATAGGTATCGACAATTTCTATATTGCTCAAAAACAAAAAACAAGATATTAA
- a CDS encoding RNA polymerase sigma factor, which produces METELLINTYGTYVYNYALKLSCDPYVAEDLAQQTFINAWLKIATLENPNAIKAWLRKICFNNFLMIQRKTNCYSELLYEDINILEKEEDLLVNHPPRPEDEVIVEEAIGDLQNGCFLAMVRRLTLNQRIAFSLIDMFGLSLDEVSEIIGISKSATKGLLYRAHMNLDSFFSEHCNLLDVDNPCSCKAWIEFSKTRDDLQKNSHKHKLIAKLDYKESNYIFNCEVRGKINYLYKNMPDTRPPKEWYEEVINIINGI; this is translated from the coding sequence ATGGAAACTGAATTACTTATAAATACATATGGGACTTATGTTTATAACTATGCCTTAAAATTATCCTGTGATCCATATGTTGCAGAAGATTTGGCACAGCAAACCTTCATTAATGCATGGTTAAAAATTGCAACTTTAGAAAACCCAAATGCAATCAAAGCTTGGTTGCGGAAAATATGCTTTAATAATTTTCTTATGATTCAAAGAAAAACTAATTGTTATAGTGAATTACTTTATGAGGATATCAATATTCTTGAAAAAGAAGAAGATTTACTTGTGAATCATCCTCCAAGACCCGAGGATGAAGTGATTGTAGAAGAAGCTATTGGAGACCTGCAAAATGGATGTTTCCTTGCAATGGTAAGACGTCTCACATTAAACCAACGAATAGCATTTTCGTTAATTGATATGTTTGGACTATCTTTAGATGAAGTTTCAGAAATAATAGGCATATCAAAAAGTGCGACAAAGGGACTTCTTTATCGAGCCCATATGAATTTAGACTCATTCTTTAGTGAACACTGTAATCTTTTAGATGTAGATAATCCTTGTAGTTGTAAAGCTTGGATTGAGTTCTCTAAAACACGAGATGATTTACAAAAGAACTCCCACAAGCATAAATTAATTGCAAAGCTAGACTATAAAGAATCAAATTATATCTTTAACTGTGAAGTACGTGGCAAAATAAATTACTTATATAAGAATATGCCCGATACAAGACCCCCTAAAGAATGGTATGAAGAAGTTATCAATATAATAAATGGAATATAA
- a CDS encoding DUF5780 domain-containing protein yields MFCRKCGKEIRDHSLFCNYCGENQKEIDNNIKGKNEIVLSHKKIIILSLAGLFIVGGIFFSIKFITNPVNKFVNAVKDSKYTEAISLYNEKIKGDLEKENEIEKKLKNQIEEILNDFKTKEVGYDESILALESIKKTKLLVSETDKGLKEVKELHTSRVAYKKGLKFKEAKKYGDAVSELNKVIEADGDYGNAQEEIKSIIGEYKTDIVNQIEASGKSKNYEKALKIIKEALLIIPNDADLLVKEATYTKLNDEKKAEEHRVKMEELKSNQEVEVISTRQYTDSINTNFIAVKVRNNTSNKRVKSYTIGFMAFDADGLPVKVGLVGENFVGRGRADQNILPNKVKDSGGGWYLDNHNIKTLIACINEVEYYENNEKWENPYYDVWLEEYKEKPLH; encoded by the coding sequence ATGTTTTGTAGAAAGTGTGGAAAAGAAATTAGAGACCATAGTTTGTTCTGTAACTATTGTGGTGAAAATCAGAAAGAGATAGACAACAATATAAAGGGGAAAAATGAAATTGTATTATCCCACAAAAAAATAATTATATTGAGTTTAGCCGGATTATTTATTGTGGGTGGAATATTTTTTTCTATTAAATTTATAACGAATCCAGTAAACAAATTCGTAAATGCAGTAAAGGATAGTAAGTATACAGAGGCAATTTCATTATATAATGAAAAAATAAAAGGTGACTTGGAAAAAGAAAATGAAATAGAAAAAAAGTTGAAAAATCAAATAGAAGAGATCTTAAATGATTTTAAAACAAAAGAAGTAGGTTATGATGAATCGATTTTAGCACTTGAGAGTATTAAAAAAACTAAATTGTTAGTAAGTGAAACAGATAAGGGATTGAAAGAAGTTAAGGAATTACATACTTCAAGGGTTGCCTATAAAAAAGGATTGAAGTTTAAGGAAGCTAAAAAATATGGGGATGCAGTTTCGGAATTAAATAAAGTAATTGAAGCAGACGGGGATTACGGCAATGCTCAAGAAGAGATAAAAAGCATTATTGGAGAATACAAAACTGATATTGTCAATCAGATCGAAGCTAGTGGAAAAAGTAAGAATTATGAAAAAGCATTAAAAATAATTAAAGAAGCCCTACTTATCATTCCAAATGATGCGGATCTACTTGTAAAAGAAGCTACCTATACGAAGTTAAATGATGAAAAAAAAGCTGAAGAACATAGAGTAAAGATGGAAGAGCTTAAAAGCAATCAAGAGGTAGAAGTTATTTCCACAAGACAATATACTGATAGTATAAATACTAATTTTATTGCTGTTAAAGTAAGGAATAATACTTCAAATAAAAGAGTAAAAAGCTATACTATTGGTTTTATGGCATTTGATGCAGATGGATTGCCAGTTAAAGTAGGTTTAGTCGGAGAAAATTTTGTTGGTAGAGGTAGGGCTGATCAAAATATTCTTCCTAATAAGGTGAAGGATAGCGGGGGAGGATGGTATCTGGATAACCATAATATAAAAACTCTCATTGCTTGTATAAATGAAGTTGAATATTATGAAAATAATGAGAAATGGGAAAATCCATATTATGATGTTTGGCTGGAAGAATATAAAGAAAAGCCCTTGCATTAA
- a CDS encoding DUF805 domain-containing protein encodes MNIKNLFLFNGRINRKKYIFYQLVFPILILPLSFYNPDNIFLILIKTCLNLSIAIILVSKSVQRLHDMNFSGVVVLIPLILGFLGNFLDSLIFPMIVLGYYIHLMIKKGTIGPNKYGDDPLGPTKQTNTFINEAE; translated from the coding sequence ATGAATATTAAAAACCTATTCTTATTCAATGGACGAATCAATCGAAAAAAGTATATTTTCTACCAACTTGTTTTCCCAATTTTGATTTTGCCCTTAAGTTTTTATAACCCTGATAATATTTTTTTAATTTTAATAAAAACTTGTTTGAATTTGTCTATTGCAATTATTCTTGTTTCTAAATCAGTTCAACGTTTACATGATATGAATTTTTCAGGAGTGGTTGTCTTAATTCCTTTAATTTTAGGATTTCTGGGAAATTTCTTAGATAGTCTAATTTTTCCGATGATAGTATTGGGTTACTATATTCACTTAATGATAAAAAAAGGTACTATTGGCCCAAATAAATATGGTGATGATCCTTTAGGTCCTACTAAGCAAACGAATACTTTTATAAATGAGGCTGAATAA
- a CDS encoding cadherin-like beta sandwich domain-containing protein codes for MKKNILIVIFLVLCILCVFTAEVVAEESTQITSEMPKLESLVATGSSGTISHLFDYDLLDQTLIVNSDMVTLHFTASNSIIKIDDVVKSSKTFDVSSGDVTLKVEIISNDEATRKTTYNIRLTKDRDSLSLSDLNFNGSQIIGFDKETMLYDLGRLPYDSNWSVSGTPEIKASTVTYALNDGPYNSTLDFNTYKPVPASQNTIKIRVTNTNGGTQYYKIKFIRDNGVDLSSLNLIKLINSVEQPADIYREPASTINYSVDYDVTSFKLVPSNEATGASYQYKIGNNDYDSNATKALETGLNTILVKVTQGTEGQVDYSSRVYTINVTRHGSADVSNIVLILFDGSSMKSLYSSYAFNKNTHTYDVVISSNMTTLEMRIDRLDSGAVITATSDISSLVVGANAVETKELTPGNYSVTINATTGTQGEAGFAKETYVYNIKVVDGTALSEIYLKAGSNDILSFDPATLTYNVKAVAGTKELKFKAVPNNPTYTNMTLTYDGNTDEVYDDGTEKTITFNSPEQIVLKVKSSIDETKTYTINVTERPPDTDSTLSALRVSGYGISPSFSTGTTSYSLNVANGVSSVVVNASKNSQYSTMTIAGDSVTSKSISLGVGSNNVPIVVTAENGTTTAYDLSIVRAEASSNIISTKSRSKRKSTSNSVDNAVTIAEYKKGDSTPIIVKQEKVEITFNGEDFKELKNKTVQAKIKEVDKNKLQLSDDLEQKIGDLPVYDISVFVDGEKTRFKSKTPIVIEIPIKGKYKKHKVVAVYIDENDETQIMEGIVVNGVMRFKTNHLSNYALMYVDITFDDVLEHWGKEAIEMLASREIVNGRSETEFTPEGVITRAEFITLMVRYFNLKADGTDIGYTDIEEDNWYTENIWIARENGILPEIFGKSFEPDRAISREDMMYMLYKSLEVSERLDELTDNGDRLADFADNGEVSSYAVGAIEYLINRGIINGSGDDKLNPNATSTRAEVAQMLYNLITMLYNK; via the coding sequence ATGAAAAAAAATATTTTGATTGTCATCTTTTTAGTTCTGTGTATACTTTGTGTCTTTACAGCGGAAGTTGTAGCTGAAGAATCTACACAAATAACAAGTGAGATGCCAAAACTTGAATCTTTAGTGGCTACAGGATCTTCTGGTACTATATCTCATTTGTTTGACTATGATCTTTTAGATCAAACACTTATTGTAAATTCAGATATGGTAACGCTGCATTTTACTGCATCGAATTCAATTATTAAAATTGATGATGTTGTAAAAAGTAGTAAAACATTTGATGTTTCCTCAGGTGATGTGACATTAAAAGTTGAAATCATATCAAATGATGAAGCAACAAGAAAAACAACTTATAACATTAGATTGACTAAAGATAGAGACTCTTTATCATTAAGTGACTTAAACTTTAATGGCTCACAAATTATTGGTTTTGATAAAGAGACAATGTTATATGATTTAGGTAGATTACCTTATGATTCAAATTGGAGTGTCAGTGGAACACCAGAAATTAAAGCATCTACTGTTACTTATGCACTTAATGATGGTCCGTATAATAGTACGTTGGATTTTAATACATATAAACCGGTGCCAGCAAGTCAAAATACTATTAAAATAAGAGTCACCAATACCAATGGTGGGACTCAATACTATAAAATTAAATTTATAAGAGATAATGGTGTGGATCTTAGTTCATTGAATTTGATCAAATTAATAAATAGTGTAGAACAACCAGCAGATATATATAGAGAACCAGCATCAACGATAAACTATAGTGTTGATTATGATGTGACCAGTTTTAAGTTGGTACCATCAAATGAAGCAACTGGTGCATCATATCAATATAAAATAGGTAATAATGATTATGATAGCAATGCAACCAAAGCCCTTGAAACAGGATTAAATACTATTCTAGTAAAGGTCACTCAAGGGACAGAAGGACAAGTTGATTACAGTTCAAGAGTATATACCATAAATGTAACTCGTCATGGAAGTGCGGACGTTTCAAATATTGTACTTATTTTGTTTGATGGTTCAAGTATGAAAAGTTTATACTCATCATATGCCTTTAATAAGAATACACATACTTATGATGTTGTAATCTCTAGTAACATGACTACCTTGGAAATGAGGATTGATAGATTAGATAGTGGTGCAGTAATCACTGCAACATCTGATATTTCCTCACTAGTTGTTGGAGCGAATGCTGTTGAAACGAAAGAACTTACACCAGGAAACTACTCAGTTACTATTAATGCTACTACAGGCACACAAGGTGAGGCTGGTTTTGCTAAAGAAACTTATGTGTACAATATTAAGGTAGTTGATGGAACTGCTTTGAGTGAGATATATTTAAAAGCAGGTAGTAATGATATTTTAAGCTTTGATCCAGCAACTTTGACTTACAATGTTAAAGCAGTGGCTGGAACTAAGGAACTAAAATTTAAAGCTGTTCCAAATAATCCAACATACACGAATATGACATTAACCTATGATGGCAATACCGATGAGGTGTATGATGATGGAACTGAGAAGACCATCACATTTAATAGTCCAGAACAGATTGTTTTAAAAGTTAAGTCGAGTATCGATGAAACCAAAACTTATACAATCAATGTGACTGAAAGACCACCTGATACAGATAGTACATTGAGTGCATTAAGGGTATCAGGCTATGGTATATCACCTAGTTTTTCAACAGGTACAACTTCGTATAGTTTGAATGTAGCTAATGGTGTAAGTTCAGTTGTTGTTAATGCTTCTAAGAACTCTCAGTATTCAACAATGACCATTGCTGGTGATAGTGTCACCAGTAAGAGTATTTCATTAGGGGTCGGAAGTAATAATGTGCCTATAGTAGTTACTGCTGAGAATGGTACAACAACTGCTTACGATTTATCTATAGTGCGTGCAGAAGCATCTTCAAATATAATATCAACTAAATCACGATCGAAAAGAAAAAGTACATCAAATTCAGTTGATAATGCTGTAACTATAGCAGAATACAAAAAAGGGGACAGTACACCCATTATTGTTAAACAAGAGAAAGTTGAAATAACCTTTAATGGCGAGGATTTCAAAGAGTTAAAGAATAAGACAGTGCAAGCTAAAATTAAGGAAGTAGATAAAAATAAGCTTCAATTATCTGATGATCTCGAACAGAAAATAGGTGATTTGCCGGTTTACGATATAAGCGTATTTGTAGATGGAGAAAAAACACGATTTAAATCTAAAACACCAATAGTTATAGAAATACCGATTAAAGGTAAATATAAAAAACACAAAGTAGTTGCTGTATATATTGATGAAAACGATGAAACACAAATCATGGAGGGTATAGTAGTAAATGGAGTAATGAGATTTAAAACGAACCATTTAAGTAACTATGCGCTAATGTATGTAGATATAACCTTCGATGATGTTTTGGAGCATTGGGGTAAAGAAGCCATAGAGATGTTAGCATCAAGAGAAATTGTAAATGGAAGAAGTGAGACCGAATTTACCCCAGAAGGAGTCATTACTAGAGCTGAGTTTATAACTTTAATGGTAAGATACTTTAATCTTAAAGCAGATGGAACTGATATAGGTTATACAGATATTGAGGAAGACAATTGGTATACAGAAAACATATGGATTGCGAGAGAAAACGGTATATTACCTGAAATTTTTGGCAAAAGCTTTGAACCCGATAGAGCAATCAGCCGTGAAGATATGATGTATATGTTATATAAATCATTAGAAGTAAGTGAAAGACTTGATGAACTAACAGATAACGGAGATAGACTTGCGGATTTTGCTGATAATGGTGAAGTATCTAGCTATGCTGTGGGAGCTATTGAATACCTGATCAATAGAGGTATTATAAATGGAAGTGGAGATGATAAATTAAACCCAAATGCAACTTCAACTAGGGCAGAGGTTGCTCAAATGTTATACAATTTGATAACAATGCTATATAATAAGTAA
- a CDS encoding recombinase family protein, with amino-acid sequence MDRICMYLRKSRADEEAEKYNEGETLAKHKKILLKVAKDMNLNIVKIREEIVSGESLVHRPEMLELLKEVEQSMYEAVLCMDMDRLGRGNMQEQGLILETFKKSNTKIITPRKTYNLRDEFDEEYSEFEAFMARKELKIINRRLQRGRIRSIEDGNYIATLPPYGYLIHYEGKARTLKPHTEQAEVVKLIFDLYTKEGIGCNKISHKLNQLGYKTYTGKKWSNASIISIIKNEVYTGKVQWMKNKIKKSSKPNQTKEVQMRPKNQWITVDGKHEAIISDAVFRAAQEILSSRSHVPYNTRITNPLAGIVKCKLCGASMVYRPYGEKPAHLICYKNCGNKSSKFIYVEERLLKGLKEWLTQYKAKWNKIVSSNDYSMDEIIDIHKNALKNLKTELTQLEKQKNSLHDFLERGVYDTDTFLERSENLTNRIEIVKSNIEKTEKDLETENNHMDAQKEIIPMVEKVLDLYSRSKDAEKKNRLLKTVLDYAEYGKMKHERNDQFTLTLYPKLPK; translated from the coding sequence ATGGATAGGATTTGTATGTATCTAAGAAAATCTAGGGCTGATGAAGAAGCTGAAAAGTATAATGAAGGAGAAACCCTTGCTAAGCATAAAAAAATATTATTAAAAGTTGCAAAGGATATGAACTTAAATATTGTAAAAATTCGTGAGGAAATAGTTTCTGGTGAAAGTTTGGTTCATAGGCCTGAGATGCTTGAGCTTCTAAAGGAAGTGGAGCAAAGCATGTACGAAGCTGTGCTTTGTATGGATATGGATCGTCTTGGTCGTGGTAATATGCAAGAACAAGGACTTATACTGGAAACCTTTAAAAAATCCAATACAAAAATAATAACACCTCGTAAAACATACAATCTCCGTGATGAGTTTGATGAAGAATATTCTGAGTTTGAAGCATTCATGGCCCGTAAGGAACTAAAAATAATCAATCGTAGGTTGCAGCGTGGTAGGATTCGCTCCATCGAAGACGGAAACTATATCGCTACTTTACCACCCTATGGCTATTTAATACACTATGAAGGTAAAGCTAGGACCCTTAAACCCCATACTGAACAAGCTGAGGTCGTAAAATTGATTTTTGATTTATATACAAAAGAGGGAATTGGTTGTAATAAGATTTCCCACAAACTTAATCAGTTAGGATACAAAACCTATACCGGTAAGAAATGGTCAAATGCATCGATAATCAGCATAATAAAGAATGAAGTATATACCGGTAAAGTACAATGGATGAAGAATAAAATAAAAAAATCAAGTAAGCCAAATCAAACTAAGGAAGTCCAGATGAGGCCGAAAAACCAATGGATAACAGTAGATGGAAAGCATGAGGCTATCATTTCTGATGCTGTATTTAGAGCAGCACAGGAAATATTGAGCTCACGCTCCCATGTTCCCTATAATACAAGGATAACTAATCCCCTTGCCGGCATTGTTAAATGCAAACTATGTGGTGCTTCTATGGTTTACAGACCCTATGGTGAAAAACCGGCTCATCTTATATGTTATAAAAATTGTGGAAATAAAAGTTCAAAATTTATATATGTTGAGGAAAGACTGTTGAAGGGCTTAAAGGAATGGCTTACGCAGTATAAAGCAAAGTGGAATAAAATCGTTTCCTCTAATGATTATAGTATGGATGAAATAATTGATATACATAAAAATGCTTTGAAAAATCTCAAGACTGAATTAACCCAGCTAGAAAAACAAAAAAACAGTCTACACGATTTTTTAGAACGTGGAGTTTATGATACAGATACTTTTTTAGAAAGGTCTGAAAATCTTACCAATAGAATAGAAATAGTGAAGTCAAATATAGAAAAAACAGAAAAGGATCTAGAAACTGAAAATAACCATATGGATGCTCAAAAAGAAATAATACCTATGGTTGAAAAGGTACTGGATTTGTATAGCAGATCAAAGGATGCCGAGAAAAAAAATAGACTTCTGAAAACAGTTTTGGATTATGCTGAATATGGTAAGATGAAGCATGAAAGAAATGACCAGTTTACACTTACCCTATATCCTAAGCTTCCTAAATAA